In Ktedonobacteraceae bacterium, the DNA window ATCCATTGCTGAAAGGTCTGGAGCTCAGCATTCCCCTCGTTTTGCTGGGTGAGGCTAATGGTCGGAGTAGCAATAGATGTTGGACTATTATTTACACTTGCGTGCGTCGTATTCTGCGTTGTCGTTCCGCTGCACGCACTGAGCAAAAAGAAACAGCCTGCGAGAACACATAAGGATGCTTTTTTCATACTTGTCCATAACGAAAGAGATTTTTTGGTATCAGCTTGATGCATAGGTTCATCTTTCATCGGCACCGGCAAGGTGCGGTTTTAAGTCTATAGAATATATTGCCTTCTGGTTGCTTCCTATAATAGATAACGATTGAAGGGCACAGAAAAGTTCTTAAAAGTCTACCCAGATACTGCCTTTTTGCGAGCTTTCAACGGCTTTTGTGATAAATTGCATACCGCGCAGGCCATCATACACCGTTGGATAGCCACCTTCCGGCTGAGCTCCCGATTCGACGCGCCGGATATCAGCAATTGCCAGGCGGTAGATATTGGCGAAGGCCTCCAAAAACCCCTCTGGATGTCCCGCCGGCAGGCGTGTCAGCGCTTTAGCCTCGTCGCTCATATATGGTAGGCCCGTTCGCAGCACCTGGACTGGCTGCCCCGGTTGCTTGAAGAGCAGTGTATTCGGCTCCATCTGGTGCCATTCGAGGCCCGCTTTACTACCATAGATACGGATACTCAACGCATTCTCCTCACCAGCCGCAATCTGCGAACAGGTCAGCACACCTTTTCCACCATTTTCCAGGCGCAGCAGCATATTCGCATCGTCGTCCAATTGCCGGCCTTCGATGAAAGCGGTCAAATCCGCGCACACAGCCGCTATTTTCAGGCCGGTAATAAATTCAAGCAGGTTTTCCGCGTGCGTGCCGATATCCCCCACAGCGCCCGCGATACCCGATTTCGTTGGATCGGTTCGCCAGGATGCCTGCTTGTTTCCGGCACGCTCAACCGGCCCCATCAGCCAGTCCTGTATGTATTCTACCAGTACCTTACGAATCGTGCCGATTGCGCCTGTGCGGACAAGATGGCGCGCGTGCCTTACAGCAGGATAGCCGGTGTAGTTATGCGTTAAGGCAAAAATTAACTTCTTCTCTTCGACGAGCTTTACAAGTGCCTGGGCCTCTTCCAGGTTGAAGGTCATCGGCTTATCGCATACGACATGGATGCCATGTTCCAGAAATGCGCGTGCCACCCGGTAGTGCAGGTAATTGGGCACTGTTACCATAACAAAATCGATGCCATCAGGCAAACCGGATTCGGTCGCCGCCATCTCTTCGAAGTTCTTGTACGAACGCTTCAGGTACCACGCCTGTGCTGATGCTTCGGCGCGTTGGGGATCGGTTGACATTGCTCCTGCCACAACTTCGGCCTGCCCATCCAGTTCGGCGGCGATGCGATGCACGGCGCCAATAAATGAACCCTGCCCGCCACCAACGATGCCGGCGCGCAATTTTCTCTGCGAAATATCCTGTTTCATGGTCGTAACCCCAATATGCGATAGTTGGTTTCGACATCCTGCGCCCCGCCCGCGAAATCATCAAAAGCGCGGCCTGGCACATCGATGAGCATACTGCGAATGAATGTGCTCCCTTCGCGCGCTCCCTGTTCAGAATCCTTGATGCAGTCTTCCCATTCAAGCACAGCCCATCCATCGAAGCCATTTTGCGTCAACTTGGAGAAGACACGTTTGAAATTCACCTGCCCATCACCAGGGCTGCGGAAGCGCCCGGGACGATCTTTCCAATTCGCATAGCCACCGTAGACGCCCGACCTGGGCGAAGGATGATATTCAGCATCCTTCACATGAAAGGCTCGAATATAGTCTTTATAATAGTCAAGGTAGCCAATATAATCCAGGCATTGCAGGATGAAATGAGATGGGTCGTACAAAATACGCGCGCGTGGATGATTGCCAGTAGCTTCAAGGAATCGTTCGAAGGTGGCACCGTCGTGCAAGTCTTCGCCAGGGTGGATTTCGTAGGCCAGATCGATACCATATTCATCAGCTTTGTTGAGCAAAGGCAGCCAGCGCTTTGCCAGTTCTTGAAAGCCGA includes these proteins:
- a CDS encoding Gfo/Idh/MocA family oxidoreductase; this encodes MKQDISQRKLRAGIVGGGQGSFIGAVHRIAAELDGQAEVVAGAMSTDPQRAEASAQAWYLKRSYKNFEEMAATESGLPDGIDFVMVTVPNYLHYRVARAFLEHGIHVVCDKPMTFNLEEAQALVKLVEEKKLIFALTHNYTGYPAVRHARHLVRTGAIGTIRKVLVEYIQDWLMGPVERAGNKQASWRTDPTKSGIAGAVGDIGTHAENLLEFITGLKIAAVCADLTAFIEGRQLDDDANMLLRLENGGKGVLTCSQIAAGEENALSIRIYGSKAGLEWHQMEPNTLLFKQPGQPVQVLRTGLPYMSDEAKALTRLPAGHPEGFLEAFANIYRLAIADIRRVESGAQPEGGYPTVYDGLRGMQFITKAVESSQKGSIWVDF
- a CDS encoding sugar phosphate isomerase/epimerase family protein — its product is MSQIKGPALFLAQFVQDVPPYNTLEGITQWARGLGFAGVQIPAWEKRLIDLDKAAESKQYCDDLKGRCNGLVITELATHLIGQLVAVHPAYDVQFDAFAPEELHGHPRERTEWAMDQMVKAMRASHNLGLHVMPTFSGAFLWHTMYPWPQRPAGLVELGFQELAKRWLPLLNKADEYGIDLAYEIHPGEDLHDGATFERFLEATGNHPRARILYDPSHFILQCLDYIGYLDYYKDYIRAFHVKDAEYHPSPRSGVYGGYANWKDRPGRFRSPGDGQVNFKRVFSKLTQNGFDGWAVLEWEDCIKDSEQGAREGSTFIRSMLIDVPGRAFDDFAGGAQDVETNYRILGLRP